A region of Flavobacterium album DNA encodes the following proteins:
- the metG gene encoding methionine--tRNA ligase, translated as MLQDPKRYTVTAALPYTNGPIHIGHLAGVYVPSDIYSRFLRLQGKDVAFICGSDEHGVAISMKAKKEGITPQEVIDKYHAIIKQSFADFGISFDNYSRTSAKIHHDTASEFFKKLYDKGDFIEEVTEQLYDEEAHQFLADRFVIGTCPKCGNEEAYGDQCERCGSTLNATDLINPKSTISGSKPVLKETKHWFLPLDRYDAFLREWILIGHEKDWKSNVFGQVKSWLDDGLKPRAVTRDLDWGIPVPVEGAEGKVLYVWFDAPIGYISSTKEWAQREGKDWEPYWKSDDTKLVHFIGKDNIVFHCVIFPAMLKAEGSYILPDNVPANEFLNLEGNKLSTSKNWAVWLHEYLQDFPGKQDVLRYALTSNAPETKDNDFTWKDFQARNNNELVAVFGNFINRVVVLTNKYYQGVVPQPNEYTDVDEATLTEMRAYPAVIASSVERYRFREALGELMNLARLGNKYLADEEPWKVIKTDPARVQTQMYVALQIAAALSVLSEPFLPFTAAKLKTMLGVPDVTSSAVEKASATGKLSWNDISLKTDLLPAGSQIGQAELLFAKIEDDEIQKQVDKLEATKTTNAAENKQAEPQKELITYEDFAKMDIRTGTILEAEKMPKANKLLVLKVDTGIDVRTIVSGIAESFTPEEVVGKRVTVLVNLAPRALRGVESQGMILMTQNSEGKLVFVNPDTDGVGNGEVIR; from the coding sequence ATGTTACAAGACCCGAAACGATATACTGTTACCGCAGCGCTGCCTTACACCAACGGCCCCATACACATCGGCCACCTGGCAGGCGTATATGTCCCTTCCGATATTTATTCGCGTTTCCTCAGGTTGCAGGGCAAGGATGTTGCCTTCATCTGCGGGAGCGACGAGCACGGCGTGGCCATCTCTATGAAAGCCAAGAAGGAAGGCATCACCCCGCAGGAAGTGATCGATAAATACCATGCGATCATCAAGCAGAGTTTCGCGGATTTTGGCATTTCGTTCGATAATTATTCGCGCACTTCGGCAAAGATCCACCACGATACGGCTTCGGAGTTTTTTAAAAAATTATACGATAAAGGCGATTTCATCGAGGAAGTGACCGAGCAGCTGTATGATGAGGAAGCGCACCAGTTCCTGGCCGACCGTTTCGTAATAGGCACCTGCCCTAAATGCGGCAACGAGGAAGCCTATGGTGACCAGTGCGAACGCTGCGGGTCGACCCTGAATGCAACCGACCTCATTAACCCGAAATCGACCATATCAGGAAGCAAACCGGTATTGAAGGAGACCAAACACTGGTTCCTTCCATTGGACAGATATGATGCATTCCTTCGCGAATGGATACTGATAGGCCACGAAAAAGACTGGAAATCAAATGTTTTCGGCCAGGTGAAATCATGGTTGGATGACGGACTAAAACCACGTGCTGTAACCCGCGACCTCGACTGGGGCATACCGGTCCCGGTAGAAGGCGCTGAAGGTAAGGTGCTGTATGTATGGTTCGATGCGCCTATCGGGTACATCTCTTCAACCAAAGAATGGGCACAGCGTGAAGGCAAGGACTGGGAACCGTACTGGAAAAGCGACGATACCAAGCTGGTACATTTTATCGGGAAGGATAACATCGTGTTCCATTGTGTGATATTCCCGGCGATGCTGAAGGCTGAGGGTTCCTATATACTGCCGGACAATGTTCCTGCCAATGAGTTCCTGAACCTTGAGGGCAACAAGCTGTCTACCTCCAAAAACTGGGCGGTATGGCTGCACGAATACCTTCAGGATTTTCCGGGCAAGCAGGATGTGCTGCGCTATGCACTGACATCGAACGCACCGGAAACCAAAGACAACGATTTTACATGGAAAGATTTCCAGGCCCGCAATAACAATGAGCTGGTAGCCGTTTTTGGCAATTTCATCAACCGCGTTGTAGTCCTTACCAATAAATACTACCAAGGTGTGGTGCCACAGCCTAACGAATATACCGATGTGGATGAAGCCACGCTAACCGAAATGCGTGCTTACCCTGCCGTTATAGCGAGTTCGGTAGAGCGTTACCGTTTCCGTGAAGCGTTGGGTGAGCTGATGAACCTGGCCCGCCTTGGCAACAAATACCTGGCCGACGAAGAGCCATGGAAAGTGATAAAGACAGATCCGGCACGTGTACAGACACAAATGTATGTAGCGCTGCAGATCGCGGCTGCATTGTCTGTACTGAGCGAGCCGTTCCTGCCGTTTACTGCCGCTAAGCTGAAGACCATGCTTGGCGTACCGGATGTCACTTCGAGCGCAGTCGAGAAGGCGAGCGCAACCGGGAAGCTTTCATGGAACGACATTTCCCTCAAAACCGACCTGCTTCCTGCAGGTAGCCAAATAGGGCAGGCAGAACTGCTTTTTGCCAAAATAGAAGACGACGAAATACAAAAACAAGTGGATAAACTGGAAGCTACAAAAACCACAAACGCTGCCGAGAACAAACAGGCCGAGCCGCAAAAAGAACTGATCACTTATGAGGATTTTGCCAAGATGGACATCCGTACGGGAACTATCCTGGAAGCGGAAAAAATGCCGAAAGCCAACAAGCTTTTGGTACTAAAAGTGGATACCGGTATCGACGTGCGTACCATTGTTTCGGGCATTGCAGAAAGTTTTACGCCTGAAGAAGTAGTTGGCAAGCGCGTTACTGTACTGGTTAACCTTGCCCCGCGTGCACTTCGCGGCGTAGAAAGCCAGGGCATGATACTGATGACCCAGAACAGCGAAGGCAAACTGGTTTTCGTAAACCCGGATACTGATGGTGTTGGGAATGGGGAAGTGATACGCTAA
- a CDS encoding histone deacetylase family protein: MLPIAFHPIYKHPLPEGHRFPMIKYELLPQQLLHEGTAVESDFHAPGMPDMKHVLAVHDKNYVDDLLNLTLDPRAVRKIGFPLSAELIERELRIAQGTILGCKKALETGIAFNIAGGTHHAYSAHGEAFCLLNDQAIGTQYLLDNTLAKKILIVDLDVHQGNGTAEIFIDNKNVFTFSMHGKSNYPFHKETSDLDIALPDNTGDEEYLSILTETLPNLIATEKPDFIFYLSGVDILATDKLGKLGCTINGCKERDSFVMSLCHKLGIPVQCSMGGGYSPDIKTIIEAHANTYRVAKGLY; this comes from the coding sequence ATGCTGCCTATTGCCTTCCACCCTATTTACAAACACCCTTTGCCGGAAGGCCACCGCTTCCCGATGATAAAATATGAGCTGCTGCCCCAGCAATTGCTGCACGAGGGCACGGCTGTTGAAAGCGATTTCCACGCGCCGGGCATGCCGGATATGAAGCATGTGCTGGCTGTGCATGATAAGAATTATGTTGATGATTTGCTCAATCTCACGCTTGACCCGAGGGCTGTACGCAAAATAGGATTTCCTCTTTCTGCTGAACTTATAGAACGCGAACTGCGCATCGCACAAGGAACGATCTTGGGCTGTAAAAAGGCTTTGGAAACCGGTATTGCCTTCAACATTGCCGGCGGTACACACCATGCCTACAGCGCCCACGGCGAGGCATTTTGTTTGTTGAACGACCAGGCAATTGGGACGCAGTACCTTTTGGATAATACTCTTGCAAAGAAAATCCTGATCGTCGACCTTGATGTACACCAGGGCAACGGCACGGCTGAGATATTTATAGATAATAAAAATGTCTTTACCTTCTCCATGCATGGGAAAAGCAATTACCCTTTCCATAAAGAAACTTCCGACCTGGATATCGCTTTGCCCGATAACACAGGCGATGAGGAATACCTTTCCATTCTAACAGAAACACTTCCGAATCTTATTGCTACCGAAAAGCCTGACTTTATTTTTTACCTCAGCGGGGTGGATATATTGGCAACGGACAAGCTGGGAAAACTGGGCTGCACCATAAACGGATGCAAAGAGCGCGATAGCTTTGTTATGTCACTTTGCCATAAATTAGGCATTCCGGTGCAATGCAGCATGGGTGGGGGTTATAGCCCGGATATAAAAACCATTATTGAGGCGCATGCGAATACATATCGTGTAGCGAAGGGGTTGTATTGA
- a CDS encoding single-stranded DNA-binding protein produces the protein MNALKNKVQLIGNAGSDPEIKTFEGGKKLARLTLATNESYTNDKGERITDTQWHTVTAWGKTAAIIEKYVTKGKELAIEGKLTHRSYNDTNGEKRYITEVVVSDVLLFGK, from the coding sequence ATGAACGCATTAAAGAACAAAGTACAACTGATAGGGAACGCGGGGTCCGACCCGGAGATCAAAACCTTTGAAGGAGGTAAAAAGCTGGCACGGCTCACCCTGGCCACCAACGAAAGCTACACCAACGACAAAGGCGAAAGGATAACCGATACCCAGTGGCATACGGTTACCGCCTGGGGAAAGACCGCGGCGATCATAGAGAAATATGTTACCAAGGGTAAAGAGCTGGCCATAGAGGGCAAGCTGACGCATCGCAGCTACAACGACACCAATGGCGAGAAACGCTATATTACCGAGGTCGTTGTTAGTGACGTGCTGCTGTTTGGTAAGTAA
- a CDS encoding OmpA family protein, with translation MKKLFPLLLMLIAGLELHAQETIKAFTIYFDHDNYALSDKAKATLDSVAPYAKQFTGTAISSIGYTDDSGTLEYNKILAVNRANAAKDYLEAKGVTVGMTGGNIYHDKKPSAPERQRRAIITVKGNKATPSVAGCNFEQQEFTGPEGTVVIASVAKGSAGAVTVSEYYNSTTMLAGNMNAVDVNNNVLWTCGMMEICFNKGDLDPSGKFYTVKVPLNGKRKINRAMSIWLTIRGEDGVLRWENTSIQITSDTERKYYMFNLPVGTENCVKINLDASCVNDSECRVIHIVTSRPYNFHKLTVTDGKNSLSFSAKINDTLYAFTTDGDGNINLRNMIFTGVYSKSNKARTIRARLRKMKYTSDKYGLAHCYYLDKKARPVEEKGFWAWVRRQFRG, from the coding sequence ATGAAAAAATTATTCCCCTTACTATTGATGCTTATTGCGGGACTAGAGCTTCACGCGCAGGAAACCATCAAGGCATTCACCATCTATTTTGATCATGACAACTATGCACTTTCTGATAAGGCTAAGGCAACGCTCGATAGTGTGGCGCCATACGCAAAGCAGTTTACCGGCACAGCTATTTCCAGCATCGGCTATACCGATGATTCCGGGACGCTTGAGTATAATAAAATACTGGCAGTTAACAGGGCGAATGCTGCAAAAGATTATCTTGAAGCAAAAGGTGTAACAGTCGGGATGACCGGCGGCAATATTTATCATGATAAAAAACCTTCGGCACCCGAAAGGCAGCGGAGGGCAATTATTACCGTAAAAGGGAATAAGGCCACGCCATCTGTTGCCGGCTGCAATTTCGAGCAGCAGGAGTTCACCGGCCCGGAAGGGACTGTTGTAATCGCCAGTGTAGCAAAAGGGTCGGCCGGCGCGGTTACCGTAAGCGAATACTATAACTCCACTACCATGCTGGCAGGAAATATGAATGCTGTGGACGTGAACAATAATGTGCTGTGGACCTGCGGTATGATGGAAATCTGCTTTAATAAGGGAGATCTTGATCCTTCCGGTAAATTTTATACGGTAAAAGTGCCCTTAAACGGAAAACGGAAGATAAACCGGGCCATGTCCATATGGCTTACGATAAGGGGAGAAGATGGCGTCCTGCGATGGGAGAACACTTCGATCCAAATTACATCAGATACTGAAAGGAAATACTACATGTTCAATTTGCCGGTAGGTACGGAGAATTGCGTAAAGATCAACCTTGATGCCAGTTGCGTGAACGACAGCGAGTGCAGGGTAATCCATATTGTCACAAGCAGGCCGTATAATTTCCATAAGCTGACGGTTACCGATGGGAAGAACAGTCTTTCATTTTCGGCAAAAATAAACGACACTTTATATGCCTTTACAACAGATGGCGATGGCAACATCAACCTGCGTAATATGATATTTACGGGAGTCTATTCTAAAAGCAATAAGGCAAGAACCATAAGGGCGCGATTAAGGAAGATGAAATATACTTCCGATAAGTATGGCCTTGCACACTGCTATTACCTGGACAAGAAAGCCCGGCCGGTAGAAGAAAAAGGCTTTTGGGCATGGGTGCGCAGGCAGTTTAGGGGGTAA
- a CDS encoding SDR family NAD(P)-dependent oxidoreductase, with amino-acid sequence MSDKTTSGKVWFITGASRGFGRIWAEAALKRGDKVAATARNLGSIAALKDTYGDNVLTLELDVTNAAQAKETVQKAYEHFGRLDVVLNNAGYSLVGTIEEAPADEVKAMFDTNIFGAVTVIQAALPLLRKQGYGHILGTSSNLGHVTLPVIGYYASSKWAFEAIHESLALEVKDFNVKVTIIEPGAYATEFGTPESLKFAPSMEIYDGFKANFFKSLQNMERGNPAATPDSLFKAVDTENPPLRLSLGSNNLAWVRGAYADRMAEWEAWEDIAIAAQG; translated from the coding sequence ATGTCAGATAAAACAACATCAGGGAAAGTTTGGTTCATAACAGGCGCATCACGCGGATTTGGCCGTATATGGGCCGAAGCAGCATTAAAACGAGGCGATAAGGTAGCGGCAACAGCCCGCAACCTGGGTAGCATAGCTGCCCTTAAGGATACTTACGGCGACAACGTGCTTACGCTGGAATTGGATGTTACCAATGCCGCACAGGCCAAAGAAACGGTGCAGAAAGCCTATGAGCACTTCGGAAGGCTGGATGTAGTACTTAACAACGCCGGTTACTCGCTTGTGGGAACCATAGAGGAAGCCCCTGCCGATGAGGTAAAAGCTATGTTCGATACCAATATTTTTGGTGCGGTTACTGTAATTCAGGCTGCGTTACCGTTACTAAGGAAACAGGGCTACGGACACATACTCGGCACATCGAGCAATTTGGGACATGTAACCCTCCCGGTAATTGGATATTACGCGTCTTCAAAATGGGCCTTCGAAGCGATCCATGAGAGCCTTGCGCTGGAGGTTAAAGATTTTAATGTCAAAGTGACGATCATAGAGCCCGGTGCGTACGCCACCGAATTCGGTACACCGGAATCTTTAAAGTTTGCGCCGTCTATGGAAATATACGACGGGTTCAAAGCCAACTTTTTCAAAAGCCTGCAAAACATGGAGCGCGGTAACCCTGCTGCAACGCCCGACAGCCTCTTTAAAGCTGTAGATACAGAGAACCCGCCATTGCGACTTTCGTTGGGCAGCAACAACCTCGCCTGGGTACGCGGCGCCTATGCCGACCGTATGGCGGAATGGGAAGCCTGGGAAGATATAGCGATCGCTGCCCAGGGGTAA
- a CDS encoding helix-turn-helix domain-containing protein, with the protein MKKDTTAPHNFTSLTEAARTFGLPEPNHPLITILGAESNNIIELAVPQSHVLHFYKISYKPRLSGRIKYGQDYYDFDEGGLLFAAPGQIIGADEKHGGVCAQYTLLIHPDFLLGYSLAKKIKQYGFFSYSANEALHLSDKEKATIISIFTIIEEELTGRLDDFSQDVVISQIELLLNYANRFYKRQFITRKAVSNGLLQDMEEILDEYFGSDASTGKGIPTVQYLADRLHISSSYLSDMLRSLTGQNAQQHIHGKLIDKAKEKLSTTELSVSEIAYDLGFEHPQSFSKLFKTKTSLSPVEFRRSFN; encoded by the coding sequence ATGAAAAAAGATACAACGGCACCGCATAATTTTACCTCACTTACTGAGGCGGCACGCACTTTTGGCCTGCCGGAACCCAACCATCCGCTGATCACGATACTGGGCGCCGAAAGCAACAATATAATAGAACTTGCCGTACCACAGTCGCACGTACTGCATTTTTACAAAATATCATATAAACCGCGCCTTAGCGGCCGGATAAAATATGGCCAGGATTACTATGACTTTGACGAAGGCGGCCTCCTCTTTGCCGCGCCGGGCCAGATCATAGGCGCTGACGAAAAGCACGGTGGCGTTTGCGCGCAATACACGCTGCTCATACACCCCGATTTTTTACTGGGCTACTCTCTCGCAAAAAAGATAAAGCAGTACGGGTTCTTTTCTTATTCTGCCAACGAGGCATTGCACCTTTCAGATAAGGAAAAAGCCACCATTATTTCCATTTTCACGATAATAGAAGAAGAGCTGACCGGCAGGCTCGACGATTTCAGCCAGGATGTCGTTATTTCACAAATAGAGCTGCTACTCAACTATGCCAACCGTTTTTATAAACGCCAATTCATAACCCGTAAGGCGGTAAGCAACGGACTCCTGCAGGACATGGAGGAAATTCTGGATGAATACTTTGGCAGTGACGCATCAACAGGCAAAGGCATCCCTACCGTGCAGTATTTGGCCGACAGGCTGCACATATCCTCCAGCTACCTTAGCGACATGCTGCGGTCGCTTACCGGGCAGAATGCACAGCAGCATATACACGGCAAGCTTATCGACAAGGCAAAGGAAAAATTATCTACAACAGAATTATCCGTCAGCGAAATTGCCTATGACCTGGGTTTCGAACACCCGCAGTCGTTCAGCAAATTGTTCAAGACCAAAACCAGCTTATCCCCTGTAGAGTTCAGGCGGAGTTTTAATTAA
- a CDS encoding YraN family protein — translation MAGHNDLGKLGEDLAVEFLQKAGYTILQRNWVYQKAEIDIIACKSDVLAIVEVKTRSTLEFGLPQEFVKPAKIKLLVRAVDAFVEQNDIDGEVRFDIISIHKNNTAFEIEHLEDAFFYF, via the coding sequence ATGGCAGGGCATAACGACCTTGGTAAGCTGGGCGAGGACCTTGCTGTTGAGTTCCTGCAAAAAGCAGGGTACACCATATTACAGAGGAACTGGGTATACCAAAAAGCAGAGATTGATATCATTGCGTGTAAAAGTGATGTGTTGGCTATAGTTGAGGTAAAGACACGCTCTACACTCGAGTTCGGGCTGCCGCAGGAATTCGTTAAGCCTGCCAAGATAAAACTGCTTGTCAGGGCCGTGGATGCGTTCGTAGAACAGAACGACATCGATGGCGAAGTGCGCTTCGATATAATTTCAATACATAAAAATAACACTGCCTTTGAAATAGAGCATCTGGAAGACGCTTTTTTTTATTTTTAG
- a CDS encoding S66 peptidase family protein: MYRKILLLLIALVNLPLFAQSVKIPPYLKKGDTIGILATARKVDMAPLAAGIKLMESWGLHVVIGKTIGLDDNQLAGPDWQRATDLQQMMDNPAIKAIWCAKGGYGTVRLIERLDFTKFKKKPKWFIGFSDATVLHSHINNFDIATLHGMVAISVGRATPEAIESFRKALFGEKLSYNIPAHPFNKPGKATGEIIGGNLSVLYSIIGSPSEADYKGKIIFIEDLDEYLYHIDRMMMNLKRNDYFKNVKGIIIGGMTKMRDNDIPWGHDALDIIQDITKEYNIPICFNFPAGHIQDNRSLVMGKTITLEVTASGTKITFN, from the coding sequence ATGTACAGGAAAATTCTATTATTGCTGATCGCCCTCGTCAACCTCCCACTTTTCGCCCAATCCGTAAAAATCCCGCCATACCTCAAAAAAGGCGATACCATCGGTATATTGGCTACAGCCCGAAAAGTAGATATGGCACCACTGGCTGCCGGAATAAAGCTCATGGAAAGCTGGGGACTGCACGTGGTCATTGGTAAAACCATAGGATTGGATGATAACCAGCTCGCCGGCCCCGACTGGCAGCGTGCCACCGATCTTCAGCAGATGATGGATAACCCTGCCATAAAAGCCATCTGGTGCGCCAAAGGCGGCTATGGTACCGTACGCCTAATTGAACGTCTCGACTTTACAAAATTCAAAAAGAAGCCGAAGTGGTTCATTGGCTTTAGCGATGCAACAGTACTGCATAGCCACATCAATAACTTCGATATCGCCACGCTGCACGGTATGGTTGCCATAAGCGTGGGCCGCGCCACGCCCGAGGCTATTGAGAGTTTCCGAAAGGCGCTCTTTGGTGAAAAGCTATCTTATAACATTCCTGCCCATCCGTTCAACAAACCCGGCAAGGCGACAGGAGAGATTATTGGCGGCAACCTTTCGGTGCTCTACAGCATCATCGGTTCGCCATCGGAAGCCGATTATAAAGGCAAGATCATCTTTATAGAAGACCTCGACGAATACCTGTACCACATAGATCGTATGATGATGAACCTGAAGCGTAACGATTATTTCAAAAATGTAAAAGGTATTATTATCGGGGGCATGACTAAGATGCGCGATAACGACATCCCGTGGGGCCATGATGCGCTGGATATTATCCAGGATATTACCAAAGAATACAACATCCCCATCTGCTTTAACTTTCCGGCAGGCCACATCCAGGACAACCGCTCGCTGGTCATGGGTAAAACAATCACACTTGAGGTAACGGCATCCGGGACAAAAATTACCTTCAATTAA
- a CDS encoding chloramphenicol acetyltransferase, with amino-acid sequence MKTKLNLSTWPRKEHFGFFSQFEEPFFGLVATIDCTKGYASAKAKNVSFFIYYLHKVLAAVNNVEEFRYRISGNEVVVYDRVDASATLTREDNTFGFSLMEFNPEIEVFSANSKAEIERVRNTTGLFTREFDNDNIIHFSAIPWVDFTSLSHARSFTFPDSCPKISVGKMTEKDGRKSMPVSVHVHHGLMDGYHVGLFFDALQREMDN; translated from the coding sequence ATGAAAACTAAACTCAACCTCTCCACCTGGCCCCGCAAAGAGCACTTCGGGTTCTTCAGTCAATTTGAGGAGCCGTTCTTCGGGCTGGTGGCGACTATCGACTGCACCAAAGGCTATGCTTCGGCGAAAGCCAAGAATGTATCCTTCTTTATATACTATCTTCATAAAGTCCTGGCGGCAGTGAACAACGTGGAGGAATTCCGATACCGTATTTCGGGGAATGAGGTAGTTGTGTACGACCGTGTGGATGCCTCGGCAACGCTTACAAGAGAAGATAATACCTTCGGATTTTCGCTGATGGAATTCAACCCCGAAATTGAAGTGTTTTCGGCGAATTCCAAAGCAGAAATAGAACGTGTGCGTAACACGACGGGATTGTTCACAAGGGAATTCGATAATGACAATATCATCCACTTTTCGGCAATCCCGTGGGTGGACTTTACGTCGCTGTCGCATGCGCGGAGTTTTACATTTCCCGACAGCTGCCCTAAAATATCGGTTGGCAAAATGACGGAGAAAGACGGCCGGAAGTCGATGCCTGTATCGGTACACGTACACCACGGCCTGATGGATGGCTACCATGTTGGCCTGTTTTTTGATGCGCTGCAAAGGGAAATGGATAATTAA
- a CDS encoding aspartate kinase encodes MKTISSVVEHYIKTKPFLLSALSQGIINLTSLARNMMPELEQELGKDVKQGAVVMSLKRLSEDLDFRVNHKIVKVLKGIGEITVRSSLTDYTFAVSDTILNKQAELIAKINANPDVFYTSSRGVNETNVVVSSSMSHVVDGLFADEKQIERTDNLASITVKLPKDNISTPGVYYYIFQRLAWEGIIINEVISTSYEFTILVSEDEVDMAFKVIKDLKSLQ; translated from the coding sequence ATGAAAACTATTTCTTCTGTAGTCGAACACTACATTAAAACAAAGCCATTTTTGTTGAGTGCCCTCTCCCAAGGGATCATCAACCTCACATCGCTTGCCCGCAACATGATGCCTGAACTTGAGCAGGAACTGGGTAAAGATGTAAAACAGGGCGCTGTGGTAATGTCGTTAAAAAGGCTTTCCGAAGACCTGGATTTCAGGGTTAACCACAAGATCGTTAAGGTGCTGAAAGGCATAGGCGAAATCACTGTGCGCTCTTCACTCACGGATTATACCTTTGCCGTAAGCGATACCATCCTCAACAAGCAGGCCGAGCTTATTGCAAAGATCAATGCGAATCCCGATGTTTTCTATACCTCGTCAAGGGGAGTGAATGAAACCAATGTTGTGGTAAGCTCTTCGATGAGCCATGTAGTAGATGGTCTTTTTGCCGACGAAAAGCAGATAGAGCGTACCGATAACCTGGCTTCGATCACGGTAAAGCTTCCAAAAGACAATATCTCTACGCCGGGCGTATACTACTACATCTTCCAAAGGCTGGCATGGGAAGGTATCATCATCAACGAGGTGATCTCTACATCCTATGAGTTTACCATTCTGGTTAGCGAAGATGAGGTGGATATGGCCTTTAAAGTGATAAAAGATTTGAAGAGCCTGCAATAG
- the tnpA gene encoding IS200/IS605 family transposase gives MADTYSQIYIHIVFAVKGRLNLISPRWKDELYKYITGIITNDGQKLIAINGMPNHIYILIGLKPTIALSDLVRDIKASSSKFINTQKWIAGKFEWQHGFGAFSCGHSQLTKVINYIQNQEEHHKTKTFREEYLEFLKLYNVDFKEEFIFEEA, from the coding sequence ATGGCAGACACTTATTCGCAAATATACATTCATATCGTTTTTGCTGTAAAAGGAAGATTGAATCTTATATCTCCCAGATGGAAAGATGAATTGTATAAATATATAACAGGCATCATTACCAATGATGGGCAAAAATTGATCGCCATAAATGGCATGCCTAACCATATCTATATTCTCATCGGTTTAAAACCAACGATAGCATTGTCTGATCTGGTACGCGATATTAAAGCAAGTTCCTCTAAATTTATCAATACTCAAAAATGGATCGCAGGGAAATTCGAATGGCAGCATGGTTTTGGAGCATTTTCATGTGGCCATTCACAATTGACAAAAGTTATAAATTATATCCAAAACCAAGAAGAGCATCATAAGACAAAAACATTCAGGGAAGAATATTTAGAATTCTTAAAACTTTACAATGTTGATTTTAAGGAAGAATTTATTTTCGAGGAAGCGTGA
- a CDS encoding MBL fold metallo-hydrolase: MFTTLIILIFLIAGIAVFMNQPQFGKLPSGERQKRIERSPNYKDGQFQNLSHTPSLKEGVSYFQVFYEFFFKKRKRSKPKDPLPSQKTDLHSLAPDENILVWFGHSSYFMQVDGKKILVDPVFSGNASPVKFTTKAFPGSDVYTVADFPEIDILIISHDHWDHLDYETVLKLKPKVKKVITSLGTAEHLQAWGYDVSLIEEKDWNETIELGNGFTIGTTPARHFSGRTLTRNKAMWMSFVLQTPSFRIFLGGDSGYDYFFKEIGEKFGPFDLAILECGQYNEYWKYIHMLPEQVVTVAHDLKAKKLLPVHWAKFSLALHDWDEPIKSVTAEAEKQGMPILTPMIGEKVSLDKPQVFKKWWEGLE; the protein is encoded by the coding sequence ATGTTCACAACCCTCATAATCCTTATCTTCCTCATTGCAGGAATAGCCGTTTTCATGAACCAGCCGCAATTTGGGAAACTGCCTTCCGGCGAAAGACAAAAACGAATCGAAAGATCGCCCAATTACAAAGACGGCCAGTTCCAAAACCTCAGCCACACGCCCAGCCTTAAAGAAGGGGTCAGTTATTTCCAGGTATTTTATGAGTTTTTCTTTAAGAAGAGGAAACGCAGTAAGCCCAAAGATCCGCTGCCTTCGCAGAAAACCGACCTGCACAGCCTCGCACCGGATGAGAACATTTTAGTTTGGTTCGGTCATTCGTCCTATTTCATGCAGGTGGACGGAAAGAAAATATTGGTCGACCCTGTATTTAGTGGCAATGCATCGCCGGTAAAGTTCACCACCAAAGCCTTTCCCGGCAGCGATGTTTATACCGTAGCAGATTTCCCGGAAATAGATATCCTCATCATCAGTCATGACCATTGGGACCACCTTGATTACGAAACCGTGCTGAAGCTAAAGCCAAAAGTAAAAAAAGTCATTACCAGCCTTGGCACTGCCGAACATCTGCAGGCATGGGGGTATGACGTGTCCCTTATTGAGGAAAAGGACTGGAACGAAACCATTGAGCTCGGCAATGGCTTTACCATCGGCACGACTCCCGCACGCCATTTTTCCGGACGCACCTTAACACGCAACAAGGCGATGTGGATGTCGTTCGTACTACAGACACCATCGTTCAGGATATTCCTTGGCGGTGATTCTGGCTACGATTATTTCTTTAAAGAGATCGGTGAAAAGTTCGGTCCTTTCGACCTTGCTATATTAGAATGTGGCCAGTATAACGAATATTGGAAATACATCCACATGCTGCCGGAACAGGTGGTTACCGTCGCACACGACCTCAAAGCCAAAAAGCTCCTGCCGGTACATTGGGCCAAATTCTCGCTCGCATTGCACGACTGGGATGAGCCCATAAAAAGCGTCACTGCCGAAGCCGAAAAACAGGGTATGCCAATATTGACACCAATGATAGGAGAGAAGGTGAGTTTAGATAAACCGCAGGTGTTTAAGAAATGGTGGGAGGGTTTGGAGTAG